From a single Canis lupus baileyi chromosome 14, mCanLup2.hap1, whole genome shotgun sequence genomic region:
- the PUF60 gene encoding poly(U)-binding-splicing factor PUF60 isoform X8, with product MATATIALGTDSIKMENGQSTAAKLGLPPLTPEQQEALQKAKKYAMEQSIKSVLVKQTIAHQQQQLTNLQMAAQRQRALAIMCRVYVGSIYYELGEDTIRQAFAPFGPIKSIDMSWDSVTMKHKGFAFVEYEVPEAAQLALEQMNSVMLGGRNIKVGRPSNIGQAQPIIDQLAEEARAFNRIYVASVHQDLSDDDIKSVFEAFGKIKSCTLARDPTTGKHKGYGFIEYEKAQSSQDAVSSMNLFDLGGQYLRVGKAVTPPMPLLTPATPGGLPPAAAVAAAAATAKITAQEAVAGAAVLGTLATPGLVSPALTLAQPLGALPQAVMAAQAPGVITGVTPARPPIPVTIPSVGVVNPILASPPTLGLLEPKKEKEEEELFPESERPEMLSEQEHMSISGSSARHMVMQKLLRKQESTVMVLRNMVDPKDIDDDLEGEVTEECGKFGAVNRVIIYQEKQGEEEDAEIIVKIFVEFSIASETHKAIQALNGRWFAGRKVVAEVYDQERFDNSDLSA from the exons GGGACAGACTCCATCAAGATGGAGAACGGGCAGAGCACAGCCGCGAAGCTGGGACTGCCTCCTCTGACGCCTGAGCAGCAAGAGGCCCTCCAGAAG GCCAAGAAGTACGCCATGGAGCAGAGCATCAAGAGCGTGCTGGTGAAGCAGACCATCgcgcaccagcagcagcagctcaccAACCTGCAG ATGGCAGCTCAGCGGCAGCGGGCACTGGCCATCATGTGCCGGGTCTACGTGGGTTCCATCTACTATGAGCTCGGGGAAGACACCATCCGCCAGGCTTTTGCTCCCTTTGGACCCATCAAGAGCATTGACATGTCCTGGGACTCCGTCACCATGAAGCACAAG GGCTTTGCCTTTGTGGAGTACGAGGTCCCAGAAGCGGCACAGCTCGCCTTGGAGCAGATGAACTCAGTGATGTTAGGAGGCAGGAACATCAAG gtAGGGAGACCTAGCAACATAGGGCAGGCCCAGCCCATCATAGACCAGCTAGCTGAGGAGGCACGAGCCTTCAACCGCATCTACGTGGCTTCTGTGCACCAGGACCTTTCAGACGACGACATCAAGAGCGTATTTGAGGCCTTTGGCAAAATCAAATCCTGCACGCTCGCCCGGGACCCTACAACTGGCAAGCACAAGGGTTATGGTTTCATTG AGTATGAAAAGGCCCAGTCGTCCCAGGATGCCGTGTCTTCCATGAACCTTTTTGATCTGGGTGGCCAGTACTTGCGGGTGGGCAAGGCTGTCACACCCCCCATGCCCCTGCTTACACCTGCCACACCTGGAGGCCTCCCGCCTGCTGCTGCTGTGGCCGCGGCTGCAGCCACAGCCAAGATCACAGCTCAG GAAGCAGTGGCTGGTGCAGCGGTGCTGGGTACCCTGGCCACACCTGGATTGGTGTCCCCTGCACTGACTCTGGCCCAGCCTCTGGGGGCTTTACCCCAGGCTGTCATGgctgcccaggccccaggagTCATCACAG GTGTGACCCCAGCCCGGCCTCCCATTCCGGTCACCATCCCTTCTGTGGGAGTGGTAAACCCCATCCTGGCCAGCCCCCCAACACTGGGCCTCCTGGAGCccaagaaggagaaggaagaagaggagctATTTCCCGAGTCCGAGCGGCCCGAGATGCTGAGCGAGCAGGAGCACATGAGCATCTCCGGCAGCAGCGCCCGCCACATGGTGATGCAGAAGCTGCTCCGCAAGCAGGAG TCCACAGTGATGGTTCTGCGCAACATGGTGGACCCCAAGGACATCGACGACGACCTGGAGGGGGAGGTGACCGAGGAGTGTGGCAAGTTTGGTGCTGTCAACCGCGTCATCATCTaccaggagaagcagggagaggaggaggatgcGGAGATCATTGTCAAGATTTTTGTGGAGTTCTCCATAGCCTCCGAGACTCACAAGGCCATCCAGGCCCTCAACGGGCGCTGGTTTGCTGGCCGCAAGGTGGTGGCTGAAGTATATGACCAGGAGCGTTTTGATAACAGTGACCTTTCTGCGTGA
- the PUF60 gene encoding poly(U)-binding-splicing factor PUF60 isoform X7 — protein MENGQSTAAKLGLPPLTPEQQEALQKAKKYAMEQSIKSVLVKQTIAHQQQQLTNLQMAAVTMGFGDPLSPLQSMAAQRQRALAIMCRVYVGSIYYELGEDTIRQAFAPFGPIKSIDMSWDSVTMKHKGFAFVEYEVPEAAQLALEQMNSVMLGGRNIKVGRPSNIGQAQPIIDQLAEEARAFNRIYVASVHQDLSDDDIKSVFEAFGKIKSCTLARDPTTGKHKGYGFIEYEKAQSSQDAVSSMNLFDLGGQYLRVGKAVTPPMPLLTPATPGGLPPAAAVAAAAATAKITAQEAVAGAAVLGTLATPGLVSPALTLAQPLGALPQAVMAAQAPGVITGVTPARPPIPVTIPSVGVVNPILASPPTLGLLEPKKEKEEEELFPESERPEMLSEQEHMSISGSSARHMVMQKLLRKQESTVMVLRNMVDPKDIDDDLEGEVTEECGKFGAVNRVIIYQEKQGEEEDAEIIVKIFVEFSIASETHKAIQALNGRWFAGRKVVAEVYDQERFDNSDLSA, from the exons ATGGAGAACGGGCAGAGCACAGCCGCGAAGCTGGGACTGCCTCCTCTGACGCCTGAGCAGCAAGAGGCCCTCCAGAAG GCCAAGAAGTACGCCATGGAGCAGAGCATCAAGAGCGTGCTGGTGAAGCAGACCATCgcgcaccagcagcagcagctcaccAACCTGCAG ATGGCAGCAGTGACAATGGGCTTTGGAGATCCTCTCTCACCTTTGCAATCG ATGGCAGCTCAGCGGCAGCGGGCACTGGCCATCATGTGCCGGGTCTACGTGGGTTCCATCTACTATGAGCTCGGGGAAGACACCATCCGCCAGGCTTTTGCTCCCTTTGGACCCATCAAGAGCATTGACATGTCCTGGGACTCCGTCACCATGAAGCACAAG GGCTTTGCCTTTGTGGAGTACGAGGTCCCAGAAGCGGCACAGCTCGCCTTGGAGCAGATGAACTCAGTGATGTTAGGAGGCAGGAACATCAAG gtAGGGAGACCTAGCAACATAGGGCAGGCCCAGCCCATCATAGACCAGCTAGCTGAGGAGGCACGAGCCTTCAACCGCATCTACGTGGCTTCTGTGCACCAGGACCTTTCAGACGACGACATCAAGAGCGTATTTGAGGCCTTTGGCAAAATCAAATCCTGCACGCTCGCCCGGGACCCTACAACTGGCAAGCACAAGGGTTATGGTTTCATTG AGTATGAAAAGGCCCAGTCGTCCCAGGATGCCGTGTCTTCCATGAACCTTTTTGATCTGGGTGGCCAGTACTTGCGGGTGGGCAAGGCTGTCACACCCCCCATGCCCCTGCTTACACCTGCCACACCTGGAGGCCTCCCGCCTGCTGCTGCTGTGGCCGCGGCTGCAGCCACAGCCAAGATCACAGCTCAG GAAGCAGTGGCTGGTGCAGCGGTGCTGGGTACCCTGGCCACACCTGGATTGGTGTCCCCTGCACTGACTCTGGCCCAGCCTCTGGGGGCTTTACCCCAGGCTGTCATGgctgcccaggccccaggagTCATCACAG GTGTGACCCCAGCCCGGCCTCCCATTCCGGTCACCATCCCTTCTGTGGGAGTGGTAAACCCCATCCTGGCCAGCCCCCCAACACTGGGCCTCCTGGAGCccaagaaggagaaggaagaagaggagctATTTCCCGAGTCCGAGCGGCCCGAGATGCTGAGCGAGCAGGAGCACATGAGCATCTCCGGCAGCAGCGCCCGCCACATGGTGATGCAGAAGCTGCTCCGCAAGCAGGAG TCCACAGTGATGGTTCTGCGCAACATGGTGGACCCCAAGGACATCGACGACGACCTGGAGGGGGAGGTGACCGAGGAGTGTGGCAAGTTTGGTGCTGTCAACCGCGTCATCATCTaccaggagaagcagggagaggaggaggatgcGGAGATCATTGTCAAGATTTTTGTGGAGTTCTCCATAGCCTCCGAGACTCACAAGGCCATCCAGGCCCTCAACGGGCGCTGGTTTGCTGGCCGCAAGGTGGTGGCTGAAGTATATGACCAGGAGCGTTTTGATAACAGTGACCTTTCTGCGTGA
- the PUF60 gene encoding poly(U)-binding-splicing factor PUF60 isoform X4, whose amino-acid sequence MATATIALQVNGQQGGGSEPAAAAAAVVAAGDKWKPPQGTDSIKMENGQSTAAKLGLPPLTPEQQEALQKAKKYAMEQSIKSVLVKQTIAHQQQQLTNLQMAAQRQRALAIMCRVYVGSIYYELGEDTIRQAFAPFGPIKSIDMSWDSVTMKHKGFAFVEYEVPEAAQLALEQMNSVMLGGRNIKVGRPSNIGQAQPIIDQLAEEARAFNRIYVASVHQDLSDDDIKSVFEAFGKIKSCTLARDPTTGKHKGYGFIEYEKAQSSQDAVSSMNLFDLGGQYLRVGKAVTPPMPLLTPATPGGLPPAAAVAAAAATAKITAQEAVAGAAVLGTLATPGLVSPALTLAQPLGALPQAVMAAQAPGVITGVTPARPPIPVTIPSVGVVNPILASPPTLGLLEPKKEKEEEELFPESERPEMLSEQEHMSISGSSARHMVMQKLLRKQESTVMVLRNMVDPKDIDDDLEGEVTEECGKFGAVNRVIIYQEKQGEEEDAEIIVKIFVEFSIASETHKAIQALNGRWFAGRKVVAEVYDQERFDNSDLSA is encoded by the exons GGGACAGACTCCATCAAGATGGAGAACGGGCAGAGCACAGCCGCGAAGCTGGGACTGCCTCCTCTGACGCCTGAGCAGCAAGAGGCCCTCCAGAAG GCCAAGAAGTACGCCATGGAGCAGAGCATCAAGAGCGTGCTGGTGAAGCAGACCATCgcgcaccagcagcagcagctcaccAACCTGCAG ATGGCAGCTCAGCGGCAGCGGGCACTGGCCATCATGTGCCGGGTCTACGTGGGTTCCATCTACTATGAGCTCGGGGAAGACACCATCCGCCAGGCTTTTGCTCCCTTTGGACCCATCAAGAGCATTGACATGTCCTGGGACTCCGTCACCATGAAGCACAAG GGCTTTGCCTTTGTGGAGTACGAGGTCCCAGAAGCGGCACAGCTCGCCTTGGAGCAGATGAACTCAGTGATGTTAGGAGGCAGGAACATCAAG gtAGGGAGACCTAGCAACATAGGGCAGGCCCAGCCCATCATAGACCAGCTAGCTGAGGAGGCACGAGCCTTCAACCGCATCTACGTGGCTTCTGTGCACCAGGACCTTTCAGACGACGACATCAAGAGCGTATTTGAGGCCTTTGGCAAAATCAAATCCTGCACGCTCGCCCGGGACCCTACAACTGGCAAGCACAAGGGTTATGGTTTCATTG AGTATGAAAAGGCCCAGTCGTCCCAGGATGCCGTGTCTTCCATGAACCTTTTTGATCTGGGTGGCCAGTACTTGCGGGTGGGCAAGGCTGTCACACCCCCCATGCCCCTGCTTACACCTGCCACACCTGGAGGCCTCCCGCCTGCTGCTGCTGTGGCCGCGGCTGCAGCCACAGCCAAGATCACAGCTCAG GAAGCAGTGGCTGGTGCAGCGGTGCTGGGTACCCTGGCCACACCTGGATTGGTGTCCCCTGCACTGACTCTGGCCCAGCCTCTGGGGGCTTTACCCCAGGCTGTCATGgctgcccaggccccaggagTCATCACAG GTGTGACCCCAGCCCGGCCTCCCATTCCGGTCACCATCCCTTCTGTGGGAGTGGTAAACCCCATCCTGGCCAGCCCCCCAACACTGGGCCTCCTGGAGCccaagaaggagaaggaagaagaggagctATTTCCCGAGTCCGAGCGGCCCGAGATGCTGAGCGAGCAGGAGCACATGAGCATCTCCGGCAGCAGCGCCCGCCACATGGTGATGCAGAAGCTGCTCCGCAAGCAGGAG TCCACAGTGATGGTTCTGCGCAACATGGTGGACCCCAAGGACATCGACGACGACCTGGAGGGGGAGGTGACCGAGGAGTGTGGCAAGTTTGGTGCTGTCAACCGCGTCATCATCTaccaggagaagcagggagaggaggaggatgcGGAGATCATTGTCAAGATTTTTGTGGAGTTCTCCATAGCCTCCGAGACTCACAAGGCCATCCAGGCCCTCAACGGGCGCTGGTTTGCTGGCCGCAAGGTGGTGGCTGAAGTATATGACCAGGAGCGTTTTGATAACAGTGACCTTTCTGCGTGA
- the PUF60 gene encoding poly(U)-binding-splicing factor PUF60 isoform X2 produces MATATIALQVNGQQGGGSEPAAAAAAVVAAGDKWKPPQGTDSIKMENGQSTAAKLGLPPLTPEQQEALQKAKKYAMEQSIKSVLVKQTIAHQQQQLTNLQMAAVTMGFGDPLSPLQSMAAQRQRALAIMCRVYVGSIYYELGEDTIRQAFAPFGPIKSIDMSWDSVTMKHKGFAFVEYEVPEAAQLALEQMNSVMLGGRNIKVGRPSNIGQAQPIIDQLAEEARAFNRIYVASVHQDLSDDDIKSVFEAFGKIKSCTLARDPTTGKHKGYGFIEYEKAQSSQDAVSSMNLFDLGGQYLRVGKAVTPPMPLLTPATPGGLPPAAAVAAAAATAKITAQEAVAGAAVLGTLATPGLVSPALTLAQPLGALPQAVMAAQAPGVITGVTPARPPIPVTIPSVGVVNPILASPPTLGLLEPKKEKEEEELFPESERPEMLSEQEHMSISGSSARHMVMQKLLRKQESTVMVLRNMVDPKDIDDDLEGEVTEECGKFGAVNRVIIYQEKQGEEEDAEIIVKIFVEFSIASETHKAIQALNGRWFAGRKVVAEVYDQERFDNSDLSA; encoded by the exons GGGACAGACTCCATCAAGATGGAGAACGGGCAGAGCACAGCCGCGAAGCTGGGACTGCCTCCTCTGACGCCTGAGCAGCAAGAGGCCCTCCAGAAG GCCAAGAAGTACGCCATGGAGCAGAGCATCAAGAGCGTGCTGGTGAAGCAGACCATCgcgcaccagcagcagcagctcaccAACCTGCAG ATGGCAGCAGTGACAATGGGCTTTGGAGATCCTCTCTCACCTTTGCAATCG ATGGCAGCTCAGCGGCAGCGGGCACTGGCCATCATGTGCCGGGTCTACGTGGGTTCCATCTACTATGAGCTCGGGGAAGACACCATCCGCCAGGCTTTTGCTCCCTTTGGACCCATCAAGAGCATTGACATGTCCTGGGACTCCGTCACCATGAAGCACAAG GGCTTTGCCTTTGTGGAGTACGAGGTCCCAGAAGCGGCACAGCTCGCCTTGGAGCAGATGAACTCAGTGATGTTAGGAGGCAGGAACATCAAG gtAGGGAGACCTAGCAACATAGGGCAGGCCCAGCCCATCATAGACCAGCTAGCTGAGGAGGCACGAGCCTTCAACCGCATCTACGTGGCTTCTGTGCACCAGGACCTTTCAGACGACGACATCAAGAGCGTATTTGAGGCCTTTGGCAAAATCAAATCCTGCACGCTCGCCCGGGACCCTACAACTGGCAAGCACAAGGGTTATGGTTTCATTG AGTATGAAAAGGCCCAGTCGTCCCAGGATGCCGTGTCTTCCATGAACCTTTTTGATCTGGGTGGCCAGTACTTGCGGGTGGGCAAGGCTGTCACACCCCCCATGCCCCTGCTTACACCTGCCACACCTGGAGGCCTCCCGCCTGCTGCTGCTGTGGCCGCGGCTGCAGCCACAGCCAAGATCACAGCTCAG GAAGCAGTGGCTGGTGCAGCGGTGCTGGGTACCCTGGCCACACCTGGATTGGTGTCCCCTGCACTGACTCTGGCCCAGCCTCTGGGGGCTTTACCCCAGGCTGTCATGgctgcccaggccccaggagTCATCACAG GTGTGACCCCAGCCCGGCCTCCCATTCCGGTCACCATCCCTTCTGTGGGAGTGGTAAACCCCATCCTGGCCAGCCCCCCAACACTGGGCCTCCTGGAGCccaagaaggagaaggaagaagaggagctATTTCCCGAGTCCGAGCGGCCCGAGATGCTGAGCGAGCAGGAGCACATGAGCATCTCCGGCAGCAGCGCCCGCCACATGGTGATGCAGAAGCTGCTCCGCAAGCAGGAG TCCACAGTGATGGTTCTGCGCAACATGGTGGACCCCAAGGACATCGACGACGACCTGGAGGGGGAGGTGACCGAGGAGTGTGGCAAGTTTGGTGCTGTCAACCGCGTCATCATCTaccaggagaagcagggagaggaggaggatgcGGAGATCATTGTCAAGATTTTTGTGGAGTTCTCCATAGCCTCCGAGACTCACAAGGCCATCCAGGCCCTCAACGGGCGCTGGTTTGCTGGCCGCAAGGTGGTGGCTGAAGTATATGACCAGGAGCGTTTTGATAACAGTGACCTTTCTGCGTGA
- the PUF60 gene encoding poly(U)-binding-splicing factor PUF60 isoform X1: MAVALWPFQQVNGQQGGGSEPAAAAAAVVAAGDKWKPPQGTDSIKMENGQSTAAKLGLPPLTPEQQEALQKAKKYAMEQSIKSVLVKQTIAHQQQQLTNLQMAAVTMGFGDPLSPLQSMAAQRQRALAIMCRVYVGSIYYELGEDTIRQAFAPFGPIKSIDMSWDSVTMKHKGFAFVEYEVPEAAQLALEQMNSVMLGGRNIKVGRPSNIGQAQPIIDQLAEEARAFNRIYVASVHQDLSDDDIKSVFEAFGKIKSCTLARDPTTGKHKGYGFIEYEKAQSSQDAVSSMNLFDLGGQYLRVGKAVTPPMPLLTPATPGGLPPAAAVAAAAATAKITAQEAVAGAAVLGTLATPGLVSPALTLAQPLGALPQAVMAAQAPGVITGVTPARPPIPVTIPSVGVVNPILASPPTLGLLEPKKEKEEEELFPESERPEMLSEQEHMSISGSSARHMVMQKLLRKQESTVMVLRNMVDPKDIDDDLEGEVTEECGKFGAVNRVIIYQEKQGEEEDAEIIVKIFVEFSIASETHKAIQALNGRWFAGRKVVAEVYDQERFDNSDLSA, from the exons GGGACAGACTCCATCAAGATGGAGAACGGGCAGAGCACAGCCGCGAAGCTGGGACTGCCTCCTCTGACGCCTGAGCAGCAAGAGGCCCTCCAGAAG GCCAAGAAGTACGCCATGGAGCAGAGCATCAAGAGCGTGCTGGTGAAGCAGACCATCgcgcaccagcagcagcagctcaccAACCTGCAG ATGGCAGCAGTGACAATGGGCTTTGGAGATCCTCTCTCACCTTTGCAATCG ATGGCAGCTCAGCGGCAGCGGGCACTGGCCATCATGTGCCGGGTCTACGTGGGTTCCATCTACTATGAGCTCGGGGAAGACACCATCCGCCAGGCTTTTGCTCCCTTTGGACCCATCAAGAGCATTGACATGTCCTGGGACTCCGTCACCATGAAGCACAAG GGCTTTGCCTTTGTGGAGTACGAGGTCCCAGAAGCGGCACAGCTCGCCTTGGAGCAGATGAACTCAGTGATGTTAGGAGGCAGGAACATCAAG gtAGGGAGACCTAGCAACATAGGGCAGGCCCAGCCCATCATAGACCAGCTAGCTGAGGAGGCACGAGCCTTCAACCGCATCTACGTGGCTTCTGTGCACCAGGACCTTTCAGACGACGACATCAAGAGCGTATTTGAGGCCTTTGGCAAAATCAAATCCTGCACGCTCGCCCGGGACCCTACAACTGGCAAGCACAAGGGTTATGGTTTCATTG AGTATGAAAAGGCCCAGTCGTCCCAGGATGCCGTGTCTTCCATGAACCTTTTTGATCTGGGTGGCCAGTACTTGCGGGTGGGCAAGGCTGTCACACCCCCCATGCCCCTGCTTACACCTGCCACACCTGGAGGCCTCCCGCCTGCTGCTGCTGTGGCCGCGGCTGCAGCCACAGCCAAGATCACAGCTCAG GAAGCAGTGGCTGGTGCAGCGGTGCTGGGTACCCTGGCCACACCTGGATTGGTGTCCCCTGCACTGACTCTGGCCCAGCCTCTGGGGGCTTTACCCCAGGCTGTCATGgctgcccaggccccaggagTCATCACAG GTGTGACCCCAGCCCGGCCTCCCATTCCGGTCACCATCCCTTCTGTGGGAGTGGTAAACCCCATCCTGGCCAGCCCCCCAACACTGGGCCTCCTGGAGCccaagaaggagaaggaagaagaggagctATTTCCCGAGTCCGAGCGGCCCGAGATGCTGAGCGAGCAGGAGCACATGAGCATCTCCGGCAGCAGCGCCCGCCACATGGTGATGCAGAAGCTGCTCCGCAAGCAGGAG TCCACAGTGATGGTTCTGCGCAACATGGTGGACCCCAAGGACATCGACGACGACCTGGAGGGGGAGGTGACCGAGGAGTGTGGCAAGTTTGGTGCTGTCAACCGCGTCATCATCTaccaggagaagcagggagaggaggaggatgcGGAGATCATTGTCAAGATTTTTGTGGAGTTCTCCATAGCCTCCGAGACTCACAAGGCCATCCAGGCCCTCAACGGGCGCTGGTTTGCTGGCCGCAAGGTGGTGGCTGAAGTATATGACCAGGAGCGTTTTGATAACAGTGACCTTTCTGCGTGA
- the PUF60 gene encoding poly(U)-binding-splicing factor PUF60 isoform X6, with the protein MATATIALGTDSIKMENGQSTAAKLGLPPLTPEQQEALQKAKKYAMEQSIKSVLVKQTIAHQQQQLTNLQMAAVTMGFGDPLSPLQSMAAQRQRALAIMCRVYVGSIYYELGEDTIRQAFAPFGPIKSIDMSWDSVTMKHKGFAFVEYEVPEAAQLALEQMNSVMLGGRNIKVGRPSNIGQAQPIIDQLAEEARAFNRIYVASVHQDLSDDDIKSVFEAFGKIKSCTLARDPTTGKHKGYGFIEYEKAQSSQDAVSSMNLFDLGGQYLRVGKAVTPPMPLLTPATPGGLPPAAAVAAAAATAKITAQEAVAGAAVLGTLATPGLVSPALTLAQPLGALPQAVMAAQAPGVITGVTPARPPIPVTIPSVGVVNPILASPPTLGLLEPKKEKEEEELFPESERPEMLSEQEHMSISGSSARHMVMQKLLRKQESTVMVLRNMVDPKDIDDDLEGEVTEECGKFGAVNRVIIYQEKQGEEEDAEIIVKIFVEFSIASETHKAIQALNGRWFAGRKVVAEVYDQERFDNSDLSA; encoded by the exons GGGACAGACTCCATCAAGATGGAGAACGGGCAGAGCACAGCCGCGAAGCTGGGACTGCCTCCTCTGACGCCTGAGCAGCAAGAGGCCCTCCAGAAG GCCAAGAAGTACGCCATGGAGCAGAGCATCAAGAGCGTGCTGGTGAAGCAGACCATCgcgcaccagcagcagcagctcaccAACCTGCAG ATGGCAGCAGTGACAATGGGCTTTGGAGATCCTCTCTCACCTTTGCAATCG ATGGCAGCTCAGCGGCAGCGGGCACTGGCCATCATGTGCCGGGTCTACGTGGGTTCCATCTACTATGAGCTCGGGGAAGACACCATCCGCCAGGCTTTTGCTCCCTTTGGACCCATCAAGAGCATTGACATGTCCTGGGACTCCGTCACCATGAAGCACAAG GGCTTTGCCTTTGTGGAGTACGAGGTCCCAGAAGCGGCACAGCTCGCCTTGGAGCAGATGAACTCAGTGATGTTAGGAGGCAGGAACATCAAG gtAGGGAGACCTAGCAACATAGGGCAGGCCCAGCCCATCATAGACCAGCTAGCTGAGGAGGCACGAGCCTTCAACCGCATCTACGTGGCTTCTGTGCACCAGGACCTTTCAGACGACGACATCAAGAGCGTATTTGAGGCCTTTGGCAAAATCAAATCCTGCACGCTCGCCCGGGACCCTACAACTGGCAAGCACAAGGGTTATGGTTTCATTG AGTATGAAAAGGCCCAGTCGTCCCAGGATGCCGTGTCTTCCATGAACCTTTTTGATCTGGGTGGCCAGTACTTGCGGGTGGGCAAGGCTGTCACACCCCCCATGCCCCTGCTTACACCTGCCACACCTGGAGGCCTCCCGCCTGCTGCTGCTGTGGCCGCGGCTGCAGCCACAGCCAAGATCACAGCTCAG GAAGCAGTGGCTGGTGCAGCGGTGCTGGGTACCCTGGCCACACCTGGATTGGTGTCCCCTGCACTGACTCTGGCCCAGCCTCTGGGGGCTTTACCCCAGGCTGTCATGgctgcccaggccccaggagTCATCACAG GTGTGACCCCAGCCCGGCCTCCCATTCCGGTCACCATCCCTTCTGTGGGAGTGGTAAACCCCATCCTGGCCAGCCCCCCAACACTGGGCCTCCTGGAGCccaagaaggagaaggaagaagaggagctATTTCCCGAGTCCGAGCGGCCCGAGATGCTGAGCGAGCAGGAGCACATGAGCATCTCCGGCAGCAGCGCCCGCCACATGGTGATGCAGAAGCTGCTCCGCAAGCAGGAG TCCACAGTGATGGTTCTGCGCAACATGGTGGACCCCAAGGACATCGACGACGACCTGGAGGGGGAGGTGACCGAGGAGTGTGGCAAGTTTGGTGCTGTCAACCGCGTCATCATCTaccaggagaagcagggagaggaggaggatgcGGAGATCATTGTCAAGATTTTTGTGGAGTTCTCCATAGCCTCCGAGACTCACAAGGCCATCCAGGCCCTCAACGGGCGCTGGTTTGCTGGCCGCAAGGTGGTGGCTGAAGTATATGACCAGGAGCGTTTTGATAACAGTGACCTTTCTGCGTGA